From Kitasatospora sp. MAP12-44:
GCCGACAGCGGTGTCACCACGGTCGGCCTCTTCGGCAGCGACAACTCACGGCCCGGGTTCGTCTCCCCCCATGTCATCGCCCAGGGTTCGGGCGGCGCACTCAAGCCCTTCGACGCGGCCGTGGTGAACGCCATGCTGCACTTCGAAGGCCAGAAGTGCTCGACCAGCAAGGGCCACGGCATCTGGCTGAGTGAGCTCCTCGAAGGCACCTCCATCAGCTCGGACGAGCTGCGCTTCCATCTGCTGCACGCCCCGCTCGACCACGACACCGCCGACGTCACCCTGGACGGACTGGTCGCCGCGGTCAACGAGTTCCGAAGCTGGCAGCAGGAGGCCCTCCTGCCGGCCGTCGACCGGGTCCGCACGAACGGCACCGCGGTGCTCTGCACCGCCCGGGTGCTCCAAGCGGTCGAGGAACAGCAAGCCCTGCTGAGTCCGTACCGAATGGACCTGGCCGCCGCCGTCGCGGCGCTGGTCCGCTGGATGCACGCCGCTCCCGAGGACCCTGCGCAGTGGCTGCTCGGCCTCGCGCTGCTCGGCGGACCGCTGGTCCCCCGTCTCGCAGGCGAGATCTGGTCGCAACTCGGCTTCCACGGCAACCCCGAGGTGGCACAGGCACGCGACACCAGCCCGGTGCCGCACGAGGAGCGGCTGCTCGCCGACCTGCCGGCCGAGCCCCTGACCACCGCGTCGGTACTGCCCTTCGTGCACCGGGCCTGAGCCGGCCCTTCCCAACGACCGTCCCGGACAACGGAGAAACCCGATGAACATCAAGAGCTGGCTGGAGTACGACCCCGCGCGGCTGGAAGAGCTGGTCCGGACCGCAGGTTCCCGCATGGCGAACCGGCGGGTGGCGGTGCTCTACGGCGGCACCTCGACGGAGGACCAGCTCTACATGGAGAGCAAGCCGCAGTCCGAATGGTCGGTGAACGACGTGCTGGCGGGCCTGCGGGAGCTGGGAGTCGACGCGGAGTGGCTCGACCCGACCGTCCCTGGATTCACCGCTGACGTCGCGGCATTCGACGCCGCGTTCCTCAACGTCCACGGAGACTTCGGCGAGGACGGGAACCTGCAGGGCACCCTGGCCTATCTCGGCGTCCCTTACACCGGCAGCGCGGTCGCCACCAGCGTCATCGGTGCGGACAAGCGCCTCACCAAGCTGGTGCTCGGCGGCAGCAGTGTCGCCATACCCGCCTACCGCAGGCTGGCGCCCGGAGTGTTGCCGAACCCGGCCCCCGCGTGCCCGGTCATGCTCAAGGCCGTGAACGGCGGCAGCAGCGTGGGCACGGTCCTGGTCACCGAACCGGATGAACTTGACCACACACTGCGGCAGTTGTGGGACGCCGGCTTCGACGACGTGATCGCGGAGTCTTTCGTCGACGGGGCCACGGTCACCGTCTCAGCGGTCCGGATCGACCAGCAGGTGCTGCTCCTGCCACCGATCGCCTGCGTCACCGACCGAGAGTACTACGACGAGTACAGCAAGCTGCACGGCGAGCAGAGCGGAACCGTCCGCTACGAGGCACTCACCGATCCCGACGACCCCCGGCTGCGCCGCCTGCACGACGCCGCACGGGAAATCCTGTCCGTGTTCGACTTCGAGGGATCGATCCGGGTCGACTTCATCCTTCCCCAGGACGGCGAACCGGTCCTGCTGGAACTCAACACGATTCCCGGCGTCCAGCACGGCAGCAACCTCGTGCTGTCCGCCGCGGCCGCTGGCATCTCCTACCCCGACCTGCTCGGGATCGTCCTGGCCAGCGCGTCCAACACCGCCAAGCTCGCTCCCTGGAAGAGGCCGCAACCCGACCCGTCCCGACTCGACGGTGACCGCGGGCTGCTGCCCGCAGCGGCTCTCTGATACCGCGCGCCTACACCAATGCCCCTCTTCCACAGGGGCCTTGACGCTTAGAGACCCAGAGAACGGGGAGCACATGCTCTACGACGGCTACAACGCCCGGGCGGTCGCCGTGGTCGACGCCTTCGGATCCGGCCACCTGCTCGGCCCCGCGTTCCGCTCACGGGGAGTCCCCGTGGTGCACGTCCGCAATCGGAACGCGACGTTCGAGCGGCAGCTCGACACCTTCCACGCGTCCGACTTCCGTGAGGCGCTCGACTGCACCGACCCGACGGACGGCACCGCGGAACGGCTGCACGCCCTGGGCGTCCGGCACCTGCTGGCCGGCGCCGAGAGCGGCAGCGACGTCGCCGACCTGCTCGCCACCAAGATGGACCTGTCGACGGCGAACGCGCCGGGATTCGCCCAGGCCCGCCGGGACAAGCGCACCATGCACCGGATCCTGCATGAGCAAGGCGTCGCTGTTCCCGCCCAGCAGCACCTGAACGGCGCGAAGAACGTCCGCTGGGAGGTCGGTGGCATCCCGCGGGGCACGGTAGTCGTCAAACCACCGGCCAGCGCGGGAACGGACGGCGTCCACCTCTGCCACAGCGCCGCCGAACGGGACGCCGCCATCGACCAGGTGGTGGCCCAGGCCAACACCTACGGCCAGGAGAACGACGGCGCGGTGATCCAGGAGTTCCTGGCAGGCCCGGAGTACATGGTCAACACCGTCTCCGTGGACGGGTTCCACGCGGCCGTCGAGATCTGGCGGTCCGACAAGCACGTGGTCGACGGCAGCCCGGTCTACGACCGCCAGGTCCTGCAAGACCCGAGCGACACCGGCATACGCGAACTCCTCGCGTACGTCGATCAGGTGCTCACCCGACTGGGTGTCCGCTGGGGAGCTGCCCACACCGAGGTGATCGTCACCGACCGCGGCCCACTGCTGCTGGAGACCGGCACCCGGCTGCCCGGCGGCCACGACCCCTCGCTCGGCCTCAGCGCTCTCGGCACCAGCCACCTCGACGAGGTCGTGGAGTCCTACCTCGCTCCCGACGAGGTGGCCGACCGCGGCCCGGTACGCCCCCTGCGGCGGCGCGCCCTGGGCGTCAGCCTGATCTCACCCGCCACCGGGACGCTCCAACGGCCCCTGGACCTGCGGCCGGTGACCGCACTGCCGTCGTTCCACGGCATCCGCCTCCCGCTGCAGGTGGGCGACCGGGTGACGCGCACCGTCGATCTCTGGACCAAGCCCGGCGGTCTCTACCTGTGCCACGAGGACGCCGACCAGCTCGACCGCGACTACCAGGCCGTCAGGGCCTGGGAGCAGTCCGAGTTCACTCGGGCCGTGGTGGCCGACTGACGCTCGCGGCCACCTGGCCGTACCACCACGGCACGCGGCGGCAGCCCCTACCCGATCCTTCCGACACCCCTGAGGAACCAGCCATCAACGCCCAGGTGAACTCCGCTCAGGAGCAACAGCCCTCCACCGCACGGCCGGACGACAGCACTCGCGCGCTCCTGCGCAGCAGGCCGCTGCGCCTGCTGTTCCTCGCCCGCAGCAGCTCGGTGCTGGGGGACATGGTCGCACCGGTCGCGCTGGTCTTCGCCGTCCTGTCGCTGGGCGCCGGCGCCTCCGGCGTGGGGCTCGTGCTCGCGGCCCGCGCCCTGCCGAGCGTCGCCCTCGTCCTGATCGGCGGGGTGGTCGGCGATCGGTACCCGCGCAGGACGGTGATGGCCTGGTCCAACCTCGCCGGCTTCGTCACACAGACGCTCACCGGAGTGCTGATCCTCCTGCACCATGCCCCGCTGTGGACCATCGCGCTGCTGGCCGCCGGACGCGGGGCAACGGGCTCGTTCTTCAACCCGGCCTCGACCGCGGCCATCGCCGAGGTAGCCCCCGCGGACCGGCAGCGTCAGACCTACAGCCTCTTCTCACTCGCCGGCAACACCGCCGAGGTGGCCGGGCCGATGCTGGCCGCCGGTCTGCTGACCGTGGTCGACCCGGGATGGCTGCTGGTCGCCGACGGAACCACCTTCCTCGTCAGCGCCCTGCTGATCACCGCGATCGGGCCGATGGGCCAGGCCGCCGGAACCGCTCGCG
This genomic window contains:
- a CDS encoding ATP-grasp domain-containing protein, producing MNIKSWLEYDPARLEELVRTAGSRMANRRVAVLYGGTSTEDQLYMESKPQSEWSVNDVLAGLRELGVDAEWLDPTVPGFTADVAAFDAAFLNVHGDFGEDGNLQGTLAYLGVPYTGSAVATSVIGADKRLTKLVLGGSSVAIPAYRRLAPGVLPNPAPACPVMLKAVNGGSSVGTVLVTEPDELDHTLRQLWDAGFDDVIAESFVDGATVTVSAVRIDQQVLLLPPIACVTDREYYDEYSKLHGEQSGTVRYEALTDPDDPRLRRLHDAAREILSVFDFEGSIRVDFILPQDGEPVLLELNTIPGVQHGSNLVLSAAAAGISYPDLLGIVLASASNTAKLAPWKRPQPDPSRLDGDRGLLPAAAL
- a CDS encoding ATP-grasp domain-containing protein yields the protein MLYDGYNARAVAVVDAFGSGHLLGPAFRSRGVPVVHVRNRNATFERQLDTFHASDFREALDCTDPTDGTAERLHALGVRHLLAGAESGSDVADLLATKMDLSTANAPGFAQARRDKRTMHRILHEQGVAVPAQQHLNGAKNVRWEVGGIPRGTVVVKPPASAGTDGVHLCHSAAERDAAIDQVVAQANTYGQENDGAVIQEFLAGPEYMVNTVSVDGFHAAVEIWRSDKHVVDGSPVYDRQVLQDPSDTGIRELLAYVDQVLTRLGVRWGAAHTEVIVTDRGPLLLETGTRLPGGHDPSLGLSALGTSHLDEVVESYLAPDEVADRGPVRPLRRRALGVSLISPATGTLQRPLDLRPVTALPSFHGIRLPLQVGDRVTRTVDLWTKPGGLYLCHEDADQLDRDYQAVRAWEQSEFTRAVVAD
- a CDS encoding MFS transporter; translated protein: MNSAQEQQPSTARPDDSTRALLRSRPLRLLFLARSSSVLGDMVAPVALVFAVLSLGAGASGVGLVLAARALPSVALVLIGGVVGDRYPRRTVMAWSNLAGFVTQTLTGVLILLHHAPLWTIALLAAGRGATGSFFNPASTAAIAEVAPADRQRQTYSLFSLAGNTAEVAGPMLAAGLLTVVDPGWLLVADGTTFLVSALLITAIGPMGQAAGTARGPMGKEIMAGLRCVTDRRWLTALIASASVFQLCLLSALNVLGPIVAQQRLGGASSWAVIVAALGAGGLCGTAWSLRMRMTRPLLVGYLSMLAGAGPTLLLLAVPAPLPVLAASEFVSGVAIAVFGAVESAAIAKEVPRDLLSRVDAVNRFGSMALRPLGMAVVGPIAVVCGMSATLVCAAVLSLLAMVVPLLVKDVRSMTG